A genomic window from Haladaptatus caseinilyticus includes:
- the ddh gene encoding D-2-hydroxyacid dehydrogenase yields MQISHLGIHESVEAVFPPERLHEALSSIDPNVAVVGDDPTEIAGCDAVVTFAHCDAFLDSGLEWIHSIQAGYDRFPLSEFEDAGITLTNSTGIHGTSVGESTLGMMLSISRRLHAFSRQQIDHEWDRPAWDEPFTLQHEPLCVVGLGTLGRGIAKRADGVGMHVTGVRRSPEPVPHVREVYSNDDLHEAISEARFVALATPLTDATEKLMGEAEFAIMREDAYFVNVARGKCADEDALIAALEEGEIAGAALDVFEAEPLPENSPLWEMDGVIVTPHAAAAERDYYEHIAELVRENVQHIDADEEITNRVV; encoded by the coding sequence ATGCAGATTTCCCACCTCGGAATCCACGAGTCGGTCGAGGCCGTCTTCCCACCCGAACGGTTGCACGAGGCGCTTTCGTCCATCGACCCGAACGTCGCGGTGGTCGGTGACGACCCGACGGAAATCGCGGGCTGTGACGCGGTAGTCACGTTTGCACACTGTGATGCGTTCCTCGATTCGGGGCTTGAATGGATTCACTCGATTCAGGCGGGTTACGACCGATTCCCGCTTTCCGAATTCGAGGATGCAGGAATCACCCTGACGAACAGCACCGGAATCCACGGTACCAGCGTCGGCGAATCCACGCTGGGGATGATGCTCTCCATTTCACGCCGTCTTCACGCGTTTTCTCGCCAACAGATCGACCACGAATGGGACCGTCCCGCGTGGGACGAACCGTTCACGCTCCAACACGAACCGCTTTGCGTGGTCGGTCTCGGCACGCTCGGACGGGGAATCGCAAAACGGGCTGACGGGGTCGGGATGCACGTCACAGGCGTCCGGCGGTCCCCCGAACCGGTCCCACACGTTCGCGAGGTGTATTCGAACGACGACCTCCACGAGGCGATTTCGGAGGCCCGCTTCGTCGCGCTAGCGACGCCGCTCACCGATGCAACGGAAAAACTGATGGGCGAGGCGGAGTTCGCCATCATGCGCGAGGATGCCTACTTCGTCAACGTCGCCCGCGGAAAATGCGCGGACGAGGACGCATTGATCGCCGCGTTAGAGGAGGGAGAAATCGCGGGTGCTGCCCTGGACGTGTTCGAGGCGGAACCCCTTCCCGAGAACTCCCCGTTGTGGGAGATGGACGGCGTAATCGTGACGCCCCACGCTGCCGCGGCGGAGCGCGATTACTACGAACATATCGCGGAGTTGGTGCGGGAGAACGTCCAACATATCGACGCCGACGAAGAGATCACGAACCGCGTCGTGTAG
- a CDS encoding NUDIX domain-containing protein: MDETHVVTCFLRNRGDVLLLRRSDEVGSYAGKWGGVAGHAEGNPDSLAREEIDEETGLLDACTFVRAGDPFDVEDESLGKRWVVHPYLFDCASRAVESDWESTEVEWASPTEILRREVVPELWTSYGHVAPTTGSVADDTTHGSASLSIRALEVLRDRAGLYAVRGGDWDELTELATELRSARPSMAVLENRVNRVMAESDSPETAEQAAIDAIDRAYRVDEKATETGREKVADSTVCTLSRSGTVLDALRAARRVFVAESRPGREGVSVAEELADDTDVTLHIDAAIAHLLATETIDSVVVGADAVLPNGDVVNKTGTRATAVAARYEDVPVFVVTATDKIRTDADPVLEFGTAEMVYDGDAHLSVSNPTFDVTPGELVSGYVTERGVLDSEDIGAVAKELRSLAEW; encoded by the coding sequence ATGGACGAAACCCACGTCGTCACCTGTTTTCTGCGGAATCGGGGTGACGTACTCCTGCTCCGCCGAAGCGACGAAGTCGGGTCGTATGCTGGCAAGTGGGGCGGCGTCGCCGGACACGCCGAAGGCAACCCCGATAGCCTCGCACGCGAAGAAATCGACGAGGAAACTGGCCTGCTCGATGCATGCACGTTCGTTCGGGCGGGTGACCCCTTCGACGTGGAAGACGAGTCGCTGGGCAAACGTTGGGTCGTTCATCCGTACCTGTTCGACTGCGCGAGTCGCGCGGTCGAATCGGACTGGGAATCGACCGAGGTGGAGTGGGCTTCGCCGACCGAAATCCTGCGGCGGGAGGTAGTCCCGGAACTCTGGACATCGTACGGGCACGTCGCCCCGACCACGGGATCGGTTGCCGACGACACGACGCACGGTTCGGCGTCTCTCTCGATTCGGGCCCTCGAAGTCCTCCGCGACAGGGCCGGTCTGTACGCGGTTCGCGGCGGCGACTGGGACGAACTGACCGAACTGGCGACCGAACTCCGTTCGGCCCGCCCGAGCATGGCCGTCCTCGAAAATCGAGTGAATCGCGTGATGGCCGAATCCGACTCCCCGGAAACGGCGGAACAGGCCGCTATCGACGCCATTGACCGTGCGTATCGCGTCGATGAAAAGGCAACCGAAACCGGGCGCGAGAAAGTCGCTGACTCGACGGTTTGCACGCTCTCCCGCTCCGGAACGGTACTCGACGCGCTTCGCGCCGCGAGGCGCGTCTTCGTGGCGGAATCGCGACCGGGGCGTGAGGGGGTCAGCGTTGCGGAAGAACTGGCTGACGACACGGACGTAACACTCCACATCGACGCCGCGATAGCACATCTGCTGGCGACAGAAACCATCGATAGCGTGGTCGTCGGCGCTGATGCGGTTCTGCCGAACGGTGACGTGGTGAACAAGACCGGTACGCGGGCAACGGCAGTCGCGGCACGTTACGAAGACGTGCCGGTGTTCGTCGTCACGGCGACGGACAAGATACGCACCGACGCTGACCCTGTGCTGGAATTCGGCACGGCGGAGATGGTGTACGACGGCGACGCACATCTGTCGGTGTCGAACCCGACGTTCGACGTGACGCCCGGGGAACTGGTCTCGGGTTACGTTACTGAGCGCGGCGTGCTGGACAGCGAGGATATCGGTGCCGTAGCGAAAGAACTGCGCTCGCTCGCGGAGTGGTAG
- a CDS encoding DUF58 domain-containing protein, which produces MLTRRGLGFLLVGALGIGLAFFFGARSLNAVVGPILVALVVGYVQLKRTSHPNLDVSAPSVGFRGDEATVSLDFSAPDPFAGRVSLDFGDGLEYAGESVETSIGDTAVEFDVRLTERGDQTIGPVRVVGEDVFGLFRRPFTHQVRESILVFPQIRPVDGLETATALEEDLGVSLHREFDQLREYQRGDPLRDVHWKSSAKRPADDLLIKEFETGKERQQIEITAEADAGRVDTVADATASIASALLDADISVGVTTPEGRIAPDFGDTQQTDILTQLAHMESGRVHERERGRGDIVIRGSTGREDVEVRFAGRTMSFDEFAASGAQSRRAARADGGTNERENMHTERGNSR; this is translated from the coding sequence ATGTTGACGCGACGTGGACTGGGATTTCTCCTCGTCGGAGCCCTCGGAATCGGACTGGCGTTTTTCTTCGGTGCGCGGTCGTTGAACGCCGTCGTCGGCCCAATTTTAGTCGCGCTGGTCGTCGGATACGTCCAGCTGAAACGAACCAGCCATCCGAACCTCGACGTTTCGGCCCCGAGCGTGGGATTCCGCGGCGACGAGGCGACCGTCTCGCTCGATTTTTCCGCACCCGACCCGTTCGCCGGACGGGTTTCGTTGGACTTCGGTGATGGACTCGAATACGCGGGAGAATCGGTCGAAACCAGTATCGGAGACACGGCTGTCGAATTCGACGTTCGTCTCACAGAACGCGGCGACCAAACTATCGGCCCGGTGCGAGTCGTCGGCGAGGACGTATTCGGCCTGTTTCGACGACCGTTCACCCATCAGGTGCGTGAATCAATACTCGTCTTCCCACAAATACGTCCGGTAGACGGACTCGAAACCGCCACAGCGCTCGAAGAGGACCTCGGTGTTTCGCTCCATCGCGAGTTCGACCAACTGCGCGAGTATCAGCGCGGCGACCCACTTCGTGACGTACACTGGAAATCGAGCGCAAAACGACCGGCGGACGATTTGCTCATCAAAGAGTTCGAGACGGGAAAGGAGCGTCAGCAGATCGAAATCACCGCGGAAGCCGACGCTGGTCGCGTCGATACTGTTGCGGATGCGACAGCGAGCATCGCATCGGCATTGCTCGATGCGGACATCTCCGTCGGGGTAACGACGCCAGAAGGGCGAATCGCACCCGATTTCGGCGACACGCAGCAGACCGACATCCTCACACAACTCGCCCACATGGAAAGCGGGCGCGTTCACGAACGCGAACGGGGACGAGGAGACATCGTAATCCGTGGGTCAACCGGGCGCGAAGATGTCGAAGTTCGGTTCGCTGGTCGAACGATGTCGTTCGACGAATTCGCTGCGAGCGGGGCACAGTCGCGACGGGCAGCACGCGCGGATGGTGGAACGAACGAACGGGAAAACATGCACACCGAACGAGGTAACTCGCGATGA
- a CDS encoding 5,10-methylenetetrahydromethanopterin reductase yields the protein MRGIELTPEHPVPDLVELGVRAETEGFDTLFASSHYNNRDPFTVLSQIAAETDDIRLGPGVVNPYETHPVTLASQVATIDEASDGRGVFGLGAGDRSTLRNLGIEREKPLRRVLETMKVSKRLWGGERVTHDGTFVAEDAGLNYDGGEIPVYVGAQGPHMLRMSAKHADGALVNAAHPRDFAWADERISEGLAERPDHRGEFDFAAYASVSVAEDGDEAREAARPPVAFIAGGSAKPVLERHDIDHKRAEKIGEKIGAGEFTSAFEAVTPEMIDAFCIAGTPETVGDRIDAVLDYADSFVAGSPLGPGNPISLVAGALDRTCLGR from the coding sequence TTGCGCGGGATTGAACTCACGCCCGAACACCCGGTTCCGGACCTGGTCGAACTCGGCGTGCGGGCCGAAACGGAGGGCTTCGATACGCTGTTCGCTAGCAGTCACTACAACAACCGGGACCCCTTCACCGTGCTGTCCCAAATCGCGGCGGAGACCGACGACATCCGACTCGGGCCGGGTGTCGTCAACCCCTATGAGACGCATCCTGTCACTCTCGCGTCACAAGTCGCAACCATCGACGAAGCGAGCGACGGCCGCGGGGTTTTCGGATTGGGAGCGGGCGACCGTTCGACCCTCCGAAACCTCGGCATCGAGCGCGAGAAACCGCTCCGACGCGTACTGGAGACGATGAAAGTCTCGAAACGACTCTGGGGTGGCGAGCGCGTAACCCACGATGGAACCTTCGTTGCGGAGGATGCGGGCCTGAACTACGACGGCGGCGAGATACCGGTTTACGTCGGGGCACAGGGGCCACATATGCTTCGGATGAGCGCAAAACACGCTGACGGTGCGTTGGTCAACGCCGCACATCCCCGCGATTTCGCGTGGGCGGACGAACGAATTTCGGAGGGGTTGGCCGAGCGACCCGACCACCGCGGCGAGTTCGATTTCGCGGCATATGCCAGCGTGAGCGTCGCCGAAGACGGTGACGAAGCACGCGAGGCCGCCCGCCCACCGGTCGCGTTCATCGCTGGCGGCTCGGCAAAGCCGGTATTGGAGCGACACGATATCGACCACAAACGCGCCGAGAAAATCGGGGAGAAAATCGGGGCAGGAGAGTTCACCTCGGCGTTCGAGGCGGTGACACCCGAGATGATAGATGCCTTCTGTATCGCCGGAACGCCGGAGACGGTGGGCGACCGAATCGACGCGGTGCTCGACTACGCGGACAGTTTCGTCGCCGGGTCTCCACTCGGACCCGGCAACCCGATTAGCCTTGTCGCTGGGGCCCTCGACCGGACGTGTCTGGGACGATAG
- a CDS encoding transglutaminase TgpA family protein → MSTMQDDHLQLGGVTIPYHWLAVSSTAVLIWSYLSILYRITNVVSAADDLLLLVAGSLVGAMLLARKLPAWTAFVFGAVLLTIGLFSYYATVPGAYLTLSQSSRIIADTVALLTGLSVEMMREIETWALSVAPGAVFVPWYLVFRRRYGLAAASGGAVLGFFVLTGDAGAFVTLIGMVGALGIVAFGTMSRYGGTVAQMDVLAVALVAMVLLSTTISVVPGGSASPILPSGGSGTGGSGGLISNDQRVAVQGSIELSPKVQYTVTANHGGYWKVGSYDRYTGSDWVRTGSSRPYDDQSPPPGSSYEVRQTVTVEADRVSAMPAAWKPVRVIGNAREKTRISSVGGLSPKSALTRDQTYSVVSRVPTKNMDELRDAGTDYPTGLKRQYTQLPGTTPDRLEEKTNRITAEADTPYEKAAIVESWLEENKRYSLDVEKPKGDVADSFVFDMEKGYCVYYATSMVTMLRTQGIPARFVTGYTSGQRVSEDEWVVRGLDSHAWVEVYFPNTGWVRFDPTPSDPRSAAEDEMVEEARANDETRIDVAGSENGSWTPEPTETTTTTTTTTTTDEENSTSSEIDGPQPDPQNQPNPIGGGTSVATSTETTANASVSGGSEIPFSMPSREQLLYGGLLVTGLLLTARRSGVLQRAYRAVWVRWQPRDNPETDVERAFGRLEYHLSRKHRTRRTGETPREYLAALSHVGVDDRAQRVGSLYERARYAGDVSREHADEAVSLVNDIVRGSRRRKPSG, encoded by the coding sequence ATGAGCACGATGCAGGACGACCACCTGCAGTTAGGCGGGGTAACGATTCCGTATCACTGGCTTGCCGTCTCGTCGACCGCAGTGCTCATTTGGTCGTATCTGAGCATCCTGTATCGCATCACGAACGTCGTCAGCGCGGCGGACGATTTGTTGTTGCTGGTCGCAGGGTCGCTCGTCGGAGCGATGTTGCTCGCACGGAAGCTTCCAGCATGGACAGCGTTCGTCTTCGGCGCGGTTTTACTCACCATTGGCCTGTTCAGTTACTATGCGACGGTTCCCGGGGCGTATCTCACCCTGTCCCAGTCGAGTCGCATCATCGCCGACACCGTCGCACTGCTGACTGGGTTGTCAGTGGAGATGATGCGCGAGATAGAGACGTGGGCGCTGAGCGTCGCACCGGGTGCCGTCTTCGTTCCGTGGTATCTCGTTTTCCGACGGCGGTACGGTCTCGCCGCGGCGAGCGGCGGAGCAGTACTCGGTTTCTTCGTCCTCACCGGTGACGCGGGAGCGTTCGTGACCCTCATCGGGATGGTCGGCGCACTCGGTATCGTCGCCTTCGGGACGATGTCCCGGTACGGCGGCACCGTCGCACAGATGGACGTGTTGGCTGTGGCTTTGGTCGCGATGGTACTCCTCTCGACGACGATTAGCGTCGTTCCGGGCGGGAGCGCGAGTCCGATTCTCCCGAGTGGCGGGAGTGGCACTGGGGGGAGTGGTGGACTCATCAGCAACGATCAGCGCGTCGCGGTGCAGGGGAGCATCGAACTCTCGCCGAAGGTCCAGTACACCGTAACAGCGAACCATGGGGGCTACTGGAAAGTCGGGTCGTACGACCGCTACACTGGCAGCGACTGGGTTCGCACCGGCAGCAGTCGCCCATACGACGACCAGTCTCCGCCACCGGGAAGTTCCTACGAAGTGCGACAAACGGTTACCGTCGAGGCGGACCGCGTCAGCGCGATGCCCGCGGCATGGAAGCCGGTACGAGTCATCGGCAACGCAAGGGAAAAAACGCGGATCAGTAGCGTCGGCGGATTGTCACCGAAAAGCGCGCTGACGAGAGACCAGACGTACAGCGTCGTCAGTCGTGTTCCCACGAAAAATATGGACGAGTTGCGGGATGCCGGAACCGACTACCCGACGGGGCTGAAACGACAGTACACGCAGTTGCCCGGAACAACGCCGGACCGGTTAGAAGAAAAGACGAATCGGATTACCGCCGAGGCGGATACCCCGTACGAGAAGGCAGCCATCGTCGAATCGTGGCTTGAAGAGAACAAACGGTACTCACTCGACGTCGAGAAGCCGAAAGGGGACGTCGCCGATTCGTTCGTTTTCGACATGGAGAAGGGGTACTGTGTGTACTACGCCACGTCGATGGTCACGATGCTTCGGACGCAGGGAATTCCAGCACGGTTCGTCACCGGGTACACCTCGGGACAACGCGTCTCCGAGGACGAATGGGTCGTCAGAGGTCTCGACTCACACGCATGGGTAGAAGTGTACTTCCCCAACACTGGCTGGGTTCGGTTCGACCCGACGCCGAGTGACCCACGGTCGGCCGCGGAGGATGAAATGGTCGAGGAAGCGCGAGCGAACGACGAAACGCGAATCGACGTCGCTGGGAGCGAGAACGGATCGTGGACGCCCGAACCGACAGAAACTACGACGACAACGACCACAACCACGACGACGGACGAAGAGAACTCGACGAGCAGCGAAATCGACGGTCCGCAACCCGACCCCCAAAATCAGCCGAATCCAATCGGCGGCGGAACGAGCGTGGCAACATCGACCGAAACGACGGCGAACGCGTCGGTGAGTGGTGGGAGTGAGATTCCATTCAGTATGCCGTCGAGGGAACAGCTGTTGTACGGTGGATTGTTGGTCACTGGACTGCTGCTCACGGCGAGACGGAGTGGCGTGCTCCAGCGGGCATATCGAGCGGTGTGGGTGCGTTGGCAACCACGCGACAACCCCGAAACGGACGTCGAACGTGCTTTCGGCCGGCTGGAGTATCACCTCTCTCGAAAACATCGGACACGACGTACAGGTGAAACGCCACGCGAATATCTCGCTGCACTTTCGCACGTCGGCGTGGACGACCGGGCACAACGTGTCGGATCGTTGTACGAACGAGCGCGGTATGCAGGCGACGTGAGTCGAGAACACGCGGACGAAGCGGTGTCGCTCGTAAATGACATCGTTCGAGGGTCACGACGTCGGAAACCAAGTGGATAA
- a CDS encoding outer membrane protein assembly factor BamB family protein — protein sequence MDRGFHRREFLRATGAGLLALGSGCNTLRANLRWSIELDGSPARAVDVSNDGFVVASTLVADGELGFAHFSGEYESLADFPRITASPINHGNRAFVEADGVVRSVPLNGGEPTRLRTEYLAFGRYSPLISDSRLYGVGYSERIEKYGAFSLNLETERLEWLHPFGHTRSSVDTDGKRLFAASPTGTVRAYNAADGRTEWRQETAGNAVLTHHDGTVFVASMDGVTALSPTDGTVRWHTESDWIGSVGTIPEANDSTVYAVLSLYSNHARSRLAMETYVVAYNRTTGEERWRKRARFGTPLTATKNVVAFESVERAETSDGEMKPRDRLSIFGVGGGRKQQYDLSERVTMKPILRDGVVIFSDGNTIVAHDR from the coding sequence ATGGACCGCGGTTTCCATCGCCGCGAATTTCTCCGTGCTACCGGCGCTGGTTTGTTGGCACTGGGGAGTGGGTGTAACACGCTTCGAGCGAACTTACGTTGGTCGATCGAGTTGGACGGGTCGCCGGCACGCGCCGTGGACGTGTCCAACGACGGATTCGTAGTGGCGTCCACGCTGGTGGCGGATGGCGAACTCGGCTTCGCTCACTTCTCGGGAGAATACGAATCGCTCGCTGACTTCCCGCGAATTACCGCATCGCCAATCAACCACGGAAATCGAGCGTTCGTCGAAGCGGACGGCGTCGTCCGCAGCGTTCCGTTGAACGGCGGGGAACCAACCCGTCTTCGGACGGAGTACCTCGCCTTCGGCCGCTACTCCCCGCTGATTTCCGACTCGCGGTTGTACGGCGTCGGCTACAGCGAGCGTATCGAGAAGTACGGCGCGTTTTCGCTGAACCTCGAAACGGAACGACTCGAATGGTTGCATCCATTCGGCCACACGCGGTCGTCGGTGGATACCGACGGTAAACGACTCTTCGCCGCGTCACCGACGGGAACCGTTCGAGCGTACAACGCGGCCGACGGTAGGACGGAGTGGCGGCAGGAAACGGCCGGAAATGCGGTACTCACCCATCACGACGGCACCGTCTTCGTCGCGTCTATGGACGGCGTTACCGCGTTGAGTCCAACCGACGGAACAGTGCGCTGGCACACCGAAAGCGACTGGATCGGGTCGGTCGGAACGATACCGGAAGCGAACGATTCCACCGTGTACGCCGTTCTCTCGCTCTACTCGAATCACGCCCGTAGCCGACTCGCGATGGAGACCTACGTGGTGGCGTACAATCGAACCACTGGTGAGGAGCGATGGCGCAAACGAGCGAGGTTCGGGACGCCGCTCACGGCGACGAAAAACGTCGTGGCCTTCGAATCGGTCGAACGGGCCGAGACGTCCGACGGAGAAATGAAACCGCGAGACCGGTTGTCTATCTTCGGCGTCGGCGGTGGGCGAAAACAGCAGTACGATCTCTCCGAACGGGTGACGATGAAACCCATCCTTCGCGACGGCGTCGTCATCTTCAGCGATGGAAACACCATCGTCGCCCACGACCGTTGA
- a CDS encoding coenzyme F420-0:L-glutamate ligase translates to MNVFAVPGIPEVEPGDDIAELVEERVNLEPGDVLVVASTIVSKAEGRVATLADFPASPRAEELATRLGEISGEEKDPRFAQAVLEESTEIIMDAPFLLTATRFGHIGVNAGIDRSNTGNADLLLLPKRPTESAERIRSALSQDVPVVVTDTCGRPFRHGQRGVALGWAGMPASRDWRGERDRDGHELEVTVESVVDELASAANLVSGEGDDGLPVVVVRDWEFGNHEGSDNLFRAVDGDFVRQALRGWQFARD, encoded by the coding sequence ATGAACGTTTTCGCGGTCCCGGGGATTCCGGAGGTCGAACCCGGCGACGATATCGCCGAACTCGTAGAGGAACGAGTGAACCTCGAACCCGGCGACGTGTTAGTGGTGGCGAGCACCATCGTCTCGAAGGCGGAGGGTCGTGTTGCAACCCTCGCGGACTTTCCCGCGAGTCCACGAGCGGAGGAACTCGCGACCCGCCTCGGCGAGATTTCGGGCGAGGAGAAAGACCCCAGATTCGCACAGGCCGTGCTCGAAGAGAGTACCGAGATCATCATGGACGCACCCTTCCTGCTCACCGCGACACGATTTGGCCACATCGGTGTCAATGCGGGCATCGACCGCTCGAACACGGGGAATGCGGACCTACTCCTGCTTCCGAAGCGACCGACCGAGAGTGCCGAGCGAATTCGCTCGGCACTCTCGCAGGACGTTCCGGTCGTCGTTACGGACACCTGTGGAAGACCGTTCCGGCACGGGCAACGCGGTGTCGCACTCGGCTGGGCCGGGATGCCCGCAAGCCGTGACTGGCGGGGCGAACGCGACAGGGATGGGCACGAACTCGAAGTGACGGTCGAATCAGTTGTGGACGAACTCGCATCGGCCGCGAACCTCGTGAGCGGCGAGGGTGACGACGGCCTGCCGGTCGTCGTCGTCCGCGATTGGGAGTTCGGCAACCACGAAGGAAGCGACAACCTCTTTCGGGCAGTCGATGGTGATTTCGTCCGGCAAGCGCTCCGGGGGTGGCAGTTTGCGCGGGATTGA
- a CDS encoding AAA family ATPase: MKEANKDPEPTSVERPTDEFADPLSIEDAADLTQRIIDNIEHVIVGQHDAAQHILTTILARGHLLLEDVPGVGKTMLARSLARSVDCSFKRVQFTPDLLPSDVTGVNIFNQQSREFEFQPGPIFGNVVLADEINRAPPKTQAALLEAMEEEQVTIDGTTHDVPSPFTVIATQNAIDQDRTYELPVAEIDRFMKKLSLGYPNPEDESEVLRRVVGEHPIRRLDPVASASDIRRAQATVSQVTVREPVRDYVTRLANYTRDHGQLGVSPRGSITVLRAAQARAVLEGREYVVPDDVKLEAETVLAHRVRANSGTMGGDEGKAVIEAALDNVPVE; the protein is encoded by the coding sequence ATGAAGGAAGCTAACAAAGACCCCGAGCCAACCTCCGTGGAACGACCGACAGACGAATTTGCAGACCCACTCTCGATCGAAGATGCGGCGGATTTGACCCAACGGATCATCGACAATATCGAACACGTCATCGTCGGCCAACACGATGCCGCCCAACATATCTTGACGACAATTCTTGCACGCGGACATTTGTTACTCGAAGACGTTCCGGGCGTCGGGAAAACGATGCTAGCACGGTCATTGGCCCGTTCCGTCGATTGTTCGTTCAAGCGCGTACAGTTCACGCCGGACCTGCTTCCGTCGGACGTAACCGGAGTCAACATCTTCAATCAGCAAAGCCGGGAGTTCGAGTTTCAGCCCGGCCCGATTTTCGGCAACGTCGTTCTCGCGGACGAAATCAACCGTGCACCGCCCAAAACGCAGGCCGCCCTGCTGGAAGCGATGGAAGAAGAGCAGGTCACTATCGACGGAACGACCCACGACGTGCCGAGTCCGTTTACCGTCATCGCCACACAAAACGCCATCGACCAGGACCGAACCTACGAACTCCCCGTCGCGGAGATAGACCGGTTCATGAAGAAACTCTCCCTGGGCTATCCGAACCCGGAAGACGAATCCGAAGTGCTCCGTAGGGTCGTTGGCGAACATCCGATTCGCAGACTCGACCCGGTCGCGAGCGCCAGCGACATCCGACGAGCACAGGCAACCGTATCGCAGGTGACGGTTCGGGAACCGGTACGTGATTACGTCACCCGACTGGCGAACTACACCCGCGACCATGGCCAACTCGGCGTGAGTCCCCGCGGATCGATTACCGTCCTCCGTGCCGCACAAGCGCGGGCCGTCCTCGAAGGCCGCGAGTACGTCGTTCCCGACGACGTCAAGTTAGAAGCCGAAACGGTGTTGGCCCATCGTGTCCGCGCTAATTCCGGCACGATGGGCGGCGACGAAGGGAAAGCCGTCATCGAAGCCGCCCTCGATAACGTTCCGGTGGAATGA
- a CDS encoding DUF7573 domain-containing protein, translating to MSRDTSLADFGAKTDEAEAESDEKANSTEQADSDDENTEETAESVTKSEANEQKTGSEAKNDLDSDGAESSVDFDTETEPASATYDWTPTGALCECCGESVKARWRDEGGMVCANCKEW from the coding sequence GTGTCGCGGGATACCTCACTGGCCGACTTCGGGGCGAAGACGGACGAGGCGGAAGCCGAGTCCGACGAGAAAGCGAACTCCACTGAACAGGCCGACAGCGACGACGAGAACACCGAGGAAACCGCCGAGTCGGTCACGAAATCCGAAGCCAACGAGCAGAAAACCGGTTCCGAAGCGAAAAACGACCTCGACTCGGACGGCGCCGAATCATCGGTCGATTTCGACACCGAAACCGAACCGGCTAGTGCGACGTACGATTGGACGCCAACCGGGGCGCTCTGCGAGTGCTGTGGTGAATCGGTCAAAGCACGATGGCGGGACGAGGGCGGAATGGTTTGTGCGAACTGTAAAGAGTGGTAG
- a CDS encoding metallophosphoesterase family protein — translation MLQVAIISDTHIPTRANRLPDWVRTRIQRADYTIHAGDFDSADALASVGELTDGNLTAVAGNTDPRSLRLPELATRELDGVTFVVTHGTGPKRGYRKRVAKTVRETAGTVENGAVVGVAGHTHRVMDEEIDGVRLLNPGSATGAAPARKATMLVATVEDGSLTVQAHES, via the coding sequence ATGCTCCAAGTCGCCATCATCAGTGACACGCACATACCTACCCGTGCAAACCGTCTCCCCGACTGGGTTCGAACTCGAATCCAGCGCGCGGATTACACGATTCACGCGGGGGATTTCGACTCGGCGGACGCACTGGCCTCGGTGGGGGAACTGACGGATGGCAACCTCACCGCGGTCGCCGGGAACACCGACCCACGTTCGCTTCGCCTGCCGGAACTAGCGACCCGTGAACTCGACGGCGTTACGTTCGTCGTGACACACGGGACAGGGCCGAAACGGGGGTATCGAAAACGGGTCGCGAAAACCGTCCGTGAAACCGCTGGGACCGTCGAAAACGGGGCGGTCGTCGGTGTTGCAGGACATACTCATCGAGTGATGGACGAGGAAATCGACGGCGTGCGCCTGCTCAATCCGGGAAGTGCGACGGGGGCCGCCCCCGCTCGAAAAGCGACGATGCTCGTGGCAACCGTCGAAGACGGGAGCCTAACCGTACAGGCACACGAAAGCTGA